In a genomic window of Erigeron canadensis isolate Cc75 chromosome 5, C_canadensis_v1, whole genome shotgun sequence:
- the LOC122600405 gene encoding uncharacterized protein LOC122600405 isoform X4 produces MLVSWRRSLFVIIMATLAISVLTEGGVRLPHRIVLDTDVDTDDFFAMLYLLKLNRSEFDLQAITINTNAWSDAGHAVNQIYDILYMMGRDDIAVGVGGEGGILEDGTIQPNVGGYIPLIDQGSGTDGPCRYRQAIPVGAGGRLYKDTNFGYRKSFLPQGNRRYTPLEQPTAQQVLIEKISDGPISLFVIGAHTNLAIFLMSNPDLKKNIEHIYIMGGGVRSKNPTGCCHKNADSSCKPQQCGDRGNIFTGFKSNPYAEFNFFADPFAAYQVIHSGIPITLVPLDATNTIPITRNFFEAFERNQHTYEAQYAFKSLKMVRDTWFDDQFYESYFLWDSFMSGVATSIMHNLHTKHGENEFADMEYVNITVVTSNEPYGISDGSNKFFDGRNIPKFNLTKNGVHSGHVQTGIRDSFCLNKTGRYTETIKAGWLHTESQRT; encoded by the exons ATGTTGGTCTCATGGCGGAGATCGTTATTCGTCATAATTATGGCGACACTTGCGATTTCAGTACTCACTGAAGGTGGTGTCCGGCTTCCTCACCGAATTGTGCTGGATACAGATGTTGACACAGATGATTTTTTTGCTATGTTGTATCTTTTGAAGCTTAACAGATCTGAATTTGACTTGCAG GCAATAACTATCAACACGAATGCATGGTCCGACGCTGGACATGCAGTAAATCAGATATATGATATCCTTTACATGATGGGGCGGGACGACATTGCTGTTGGTGTAGGAGGTGAAGGTGGAATACTCGAAGATGGTACTATACAACCAAACGTTGGCGGATATATTCCTTTAATTGACCAG GGGAGTGGTACAGATGGACCTTGTAGATATAGACAGGCTATTCCTGTGGGAGCTGGAGGAAGATTATATAAAGATACAAACTTTGGCTATCGAAAAAGCTTTCTTCCTCAG GGAAACAGGAGATACACACCTCTTGAACAACCTACGGCTCAGCAAGTACTAATCGAAAAGATATCAGATGGTCCCATTAGTCTATTTGTAATAGGAGCACATACAAATCTTGCTATTTTCCTTATGAGTAATCCAGATTTGAAGAAAAATATTGAACATATTTATATCATGGGTGGCGGTGTGAGGTCAAAGAACCCAACTGGTTGCTGTCACAAAAATGCAGACTCATCTTGTAAACCTCAACAGTGTGGTGATCGTGGTAATATTTTTACAGGCTTCAAAAGTAATCCTTACGCAGAGTTCAACTTTTTTGCTGACCCTTTTGCGGCATACCAG GTTATTCATTCTGGAATTCCGATTACCCTTGTTCCCCTGGATGCAACAAACACGATTCCCATAACTCGAAACTTCTTTGAGGCATTTGAACGGAATCAGCATACATATGAGGCACAGTATGCTTTTAAGTCACTGAAGATGGTCCGAGATACTTGGTTTGACGATCAATTCTATGAG AGTTATTTTTTGTGGGACTCATTTATGTCTGGTGTTGCCACTTCAATTATGCATAACTTGCACACAAAACATGGAGAAAACGAATTTGCTGATATGGAGTATGTGAATATTACTGTGGTTACTTCCAATGAACCTTATGGAATCTCGGACGGGTCAAACAAATTTTTTGATGGTCGTAATATTCCAAAATTCAACTTAACTAAAAATGGAGTTCATAGTGGTCATGTTCAAACAGGCATTCGGGATTCATTTTGCCTCAACAAGACAGGAAGAT ATACTGAAACTATAAAAGCAGGATGGTTACACACAGAGAGTCAACGGACCTGA